Proteins encoded by one window of Cellvibrio sp. KY-GH-1:
- the dtd gene encoding D-aminoacyl-tRNA deacylase produces the protein MLGLIQRVKHASVTVDNKIVGEIQQGILLLLGIQKADTEETVNKLIDKLLSYRIFSDADNKMNCNVQQIDGGVLVVSQFTLAADTKKGTRPSFSSAAPPAQAQALYDYFVTQLRTKHNKVATGIFAADMQVSLLNDGPVTFMLEME, from the coding sequence ATGCTCGGCCTTATTCAACGCGTTAAACATGCATCAGTCACTGTCGATAATAAAATTGTCGGAGAAATTCAGCAGGGCATACTGCTCTTGCTTGGTATTCAAAAAGCCGATACTGAAGAAACCGTGAATAAATTAATTGATAAATTACTCAGCTATCGTATTTTTTCCGATGCGGACAACAAGATGAATTGCAATGTGCAACAAATCGATGGTGGAGTTTTGGTGGTTTCACAATTCACCCTGGCCGCCGACACAAAAAAAGGCACACGCCCCAGCTTCTCCTCCGCTGCACCACCTGCGCAAGCGCAAGCACTCTACGATTATTTTGTGACGCAATTACGCACCAAACATAACAAGGTCGCTACGGGAATCTTCGCTGCCGACATGCAGGTCAGCTTGCTCAATGACGGGCCAGTTACCTTTATGTTGGAGATGGAATAG
- a CDS encoding PQQ-dependent sugar dehydrogenase, giving the protein MKYSLLGASLCFALAQPLAEAKPLDIKTDTGNIQVNTIAEGLENVWSLAFLPDGNMLVTEKPGRMRIVTAQGKVGEPLQGLPKIYNQGQAGLLDVVLAPDFATSKKIYFSYSEPDEKGKNSTAVSFATLNGNTLENVTRIFSQQPKIDSGAHFGSRLVWKEDGTLFITLGDRYSEKDKAQTLDNHQGKVIRVNADGTVPKDNPFVKTPGALPEIWSYGHRNMQGAAINPLTKKLWTGEHGPQGGDELNIDEAAKNYGWPVITYGENYGGGKIGEGTHKEGMEQPAYKWVPSIATAGFMFYTGDKFPQWKNNILLGSLKEQTLVRLVLDGDKIVKEERLLKKELGQRLRSVVQGPDGLIYLVTDESKGKILQLSPQ; this is encoded by the coding sequence ATGAAATATTCCCTGCTAGGTGCCTCACTGTGTTTTGCGCTGGCGCAGCCCTTGGCTGAGGCCAAACCGCTTGATATAAAAACTGATACCGGCAATATCCAGGTGAATACCATTGCCGAAGGGTTGGAGAATGTCTGGAGCCTTGCCTTCTTGCCCGATGGCAATATGCTGGTGACGGAAAAACCCGGTCGCATGCGCATAGTAACTGCGCAGGGAAAAGTAGGTGAGCCACTGCAGGGGTTGCCAAAAATTTATAATCAGGGCCAGGCCGGTTTGCTGGATGTGGTACTTGCACCGGATTTCGCCACCAGCAAAAAAATCTACTTCAGTTATTCAGAGCCGGACGAAAAAGGTAAAAACAGTACCGCGGTAAGTTTTGCCACACTTAATGGCAACACCTTGGAAAACGTCACGCGCATATTCAGTCAGCAGCCAAAAATAGATTCCGGCGCGCATTTCGGTTCGCGTCTGGTATGGAAAGAAGACGGCACACTGTTTATTACTCTGGGTGATCGCTACAGCGAAAAAGACAAGGCCCAAACCCTGGACAACCATCAGGGTAAAGTCATTCGCGTTAATGCGGATGGAACAGTTCCCAAGGATAATCCCTTTGTAAAAACTCCGGGCGCTTTACCGGAAATATGGTCTTATGGTCATCGCAATATGCAGGGAGCTGCAATCAATCCGCTCACTAAAAAACTATGGACTGGCGAACATGGACCACAAGGTGGCGATGAACTAAATATCGATGAAGCGGCAAAAAATTATGGCTGGCCCGTGATTACCTATGGCGAGAATTACGGTGGTGGAAAAATTGGTGAAGGCACCCATAAGGAAGGAATGGAACAACCCGCATACAAATGGGTTCCATCGATCGCGACTGCGGGGTTTATGTTTTACACTGGCGATAAATTCCCGCAGTGGAAAAATAATATTCTGCTCGGTAGCTTGAAAGAGCAAACACTGGTGCGACTGGTGCTGGATGGGGACAAAATTGTTAAAGAGGAGCGCTTGTTGAAAAAAGAGTTAGGGCAGCGCTTGCGCTCGGTAGTGCAGGGGCCAGATGGTTTAATTTATCTGGTAACCGATGAAAGCAAGGGTAAAATCCTGCAATTATCACCGCAATAA
- a CDS encoding YafY family protein translates to MHRAERLFQLTTLLRNRRTVLTAKQLSDHLRVSERTIYRDIQSLSLSGVPIEGEAGVGYRLSHRYQLPPLMFDREEVEALLLGARMVSSWGDTDMAIHANQAIQKILAVLPDHLRHSDETLPLLVPNMEEVQKYYTAHSQPMREAIRLHRCVIIDYVRADEEHSSRTIEPLGLIFWGKVWTLVAWCQLRNDYRTFRLDRIQSTVITDNSFATGDQKSLKHFLNLMKERCEQEPEQIQTDLT, encoded by the coding sequence ATGCATCGTGCGGAACGTCTTTTTCAGCTGACCACTTTATTGCGCAACCGCCGCACAGTGCTGACTGCAAAGCAGTTGAGCGACCATTTGCGAGTGTCTGAGCGCACTATTTACCGCGACATTCAATCCCTGAGCCTGTCCGGCGTTCCCATCGAGGGCGAGGCGGGGGTCGGGTATCGTTTGTCCCATCGCTACCAACTGCCGCCCTTGATGTTTGATCGCGAAGAAGTAGAGGCATTGTTGTTGGGCGCGCGCATGGTTAGTAGCTGGGGCGATACAGATATGGCAATCCACGCCAATCAGGCGATCCAGAAAATTCTCGCGGTATTGCCTGACCATCTGCGCCACAGCGATGAAACCTTGCCGTTGTTGGTGCCCAATATGGAAGAGGTGCAGAAATATTACACCGCCCACAGCCAGCCTATGCGCGAAGCCATTCGCCTGCATCGCTGTGTCATTATCGATTATGTGCGCGCCGATGAAGAGCACAGTTCGCGCACCATAGAACCTCTCGGGTTAATTTTCTGGGGTAAGGTTTGGACGCTGGTTGCCTGGTGCCAGCTGCGCAACGACTATCGCACCTTTCGCCTGGACCGTATTCAATCCACCGTAATAACCGATAACAGTTTTGCGACGGGCGATCAAAAAAGTCTCAAGCATTTTCTAAACCTGATGAAAGAACGCTGCGAACAAGAACCGGAGCAAATCCAAACCGATCTCACTTAA
- a CDS encoding DNA-3-methyladenine glycosylase I translates to MSQQQKCRCSWCGDDPLYCEYHDQEWGVPLHDERKLFEFLILEGAQAGLSWITVLRKRENYRAAFDDFDPAKIARYTPARVEKLMQNEGIIRNRLKIESAIKNAQALLAMKKNGESFSDFVWSFVNHKPVQNKLQGMQDAVASTPESDAMSKALKKKGFNFVGTTICYAFMQACGMVNDHIAGCYRYKECATLAKKL, encoded by the coding sequence ATGTCACAACAACAAAAATGCCGCTGCAGCTGGTGCGGCGATGATCCCTTGTATTGCGAATATCACGATCAAGAATGGGGCGTGCCGCTGCATGATGAGCGCAAGCTGTTTGAATTTCTTATTCTGGAAGGGGCGCAAGCTGGCTTGTCGTGGATTACCGTATTGCGCAAACGGGAAAATTATCGCGCCGCCTTTGATGATTTTGATCCCGCAAAAATTGCTCGCTACACTCCCGCCAGGGTTGAAAAGCTGATGCAAAATGAAGGAATTATTCGCAATCGATTAAAAATAGAAAGCGCGATAAAAAATGCTCAGGCGTTGCTCGCCATGAAGAAAAATGGCGAAAGCTTTAGCGACTTTGTGTGGAGCTTTGTTAATCACAAGCCTGTCCAGAATAAGTTGCAAGGTATGCAGGATGCTGTCGCCAGTACCCCCGAATCCGATGCCATGAGCAAAGCGTTAAAGAAAAAGGGCTTTAACTTTGTGGGCACTACGATTTGCTACGCCTTTATGCAGGCTTGTGGCATGGTCAACGACCACATTGCCGGCTGTTACCGATACAAGGAGTGTGCAACGCTGGCCAAAAAACTCTGA
- the pip gene encoding prolyl aminopeptidase → MQIFYPEIKPYQRHQIAVEPPHELYVDESGNPDGIPVLFVHGGPGAGCGKYDRRFFDPEVYRIILFDQRGAGRSRPHAELQGNTTQKLVEDIEVIRTTLGIDKWVLFGGSWGSTLSLVYAQAYPERILGLILRGIFLCRREDLLWFYQEGASRLFPDYWDDFIAQIPVDERSDMMQAYYRQLTGENQIMQMSAAKTWAGWEGRTATLKPCQDVVDSFTEPHRALSLARIEAHYFVNDAFLETNQILRDAHKLAGIPGVIVHGRYDVICPLDNAYALHKAWPGSELLIIREAGHASREPGIVDALIRATDDLAKQLLKTGDQLA, encoded by the coding sequence ATGCAGATTTTTTATCCCGAGATAAAGCCCTACCAGCGTCACCAAATTGCCGTAGAACCACCCCATGAATTGTACGTTGATGAGTCAGGCAACCCCGACGGAATTCCCGTCTTATTTGTGCATGGTGGCCCGGGTGCCGGTTGTGGAAAATACGATCGCCGCTTTTTTGATCCCGAGGTTTATCGCATTATCCTGTTCGATCAACGCGGAGCCGGACGCTCTCGCCCACACGCAGAACTTCAGGGTAATACCACCCAAAAACTGGTTGAGGACATTGAAGTTATTCGCACCACCCTCGGAATAGACAAGTGGGTATTGTTTGGCGGCTCCTGGGGTTCGACGCTAAGCCTGGTTTATGCACAAGCCTATCCCGAACGTATATTGGGGTTGATTCTGCGCGGTATTTTCCTCTGCCGCCGCGAAGATTTGTTGTGGTTCTACCAGGAGGGCGCGAGCCGTCTGTTCCCGGATTACTGGGACGATTTCATCGCCCAAATTCCTGTGGATGAACGCAGCGATATGATGCAAGCCTACTACCGCCAGCTCACCGGTGAAAACCAGATCATGCAAATGTCAGCCGCGAAAACCTGGGCTGGCTGGGAGGGGCGCACCGCCACTCTCAAGCCCTGTCAGGATGTGGTGGATTCCTTTACTGAACCCCATCGCGCGCTATCACTTGCACGTATTGAAGCCCATTATTTTGTGAATGATGCATTCCTGGAGACCAACCAGATCCTGCGCGATGCGCACAAGCTGGCAGGTATTCCCGGGGTGATTGTGCACGGTCGCTATGATGTTATTTGTCCGCTCGACAATGCCTATGCCTTGCACAAAGCCTGGCCAGGGTCGGAGCTACTGATTATCCGTGAAGCCGGCCACGCATCGCGCGAACCCGGTATTGTTGATGCGCTGATTCGCGCAACCGACGACCTCGCCAAGCAGCTGCTTAAAACCGGTGACCAATTAGCCTGA
- a CDS encoding TonB-dependent receptor — translation MIKTRGITTRKKALVLAIGCALAGVQAYAQDQTTNPETDEAIEEVLVKGVRASQAKAIDIKRESTTVVDSIVAEDIGKLPDTTITDSLQRVTGVQITREANEGTSLNVRGMPQVLTTLNGEQFLSPWTITGVGANYSDVPAGLISGADVYKSQSANLLAGGISGLVDLKTLSPLTLKEWMVRARIEGSIGDMSDKETNKDGSTSTRNPDHNVSIFVGNNFDDVFAFTLSGFNSTTYNANYSMWENARLAFLDRRGGTPRDPLDFDGDGDTVGDWYLTPESFSAKSNYMDREREGGAFTFESNVAEGFTLRGDVFYTSMAQYDRGVSVGFNASTNPNYYEVNGVRAPRPGTNDTIIGYDEQLYNVLLPESEFGDSVDFSYVDKNGVTQNRSLHALKVARVDAADFQTSSTNESNRTGALNTNLQLKYTNGDNFDASVRYIYAEAEKHYRKATFQQGTPAWLWVDEDGTPGKDPLNIYNITVDYSRDIPSFAFDDDLSNANLLKQYQGFADGSDTNATLNVARVDAKYSFNDNFWESVEGGLRWGERQADYTKFYYVTPTARYSNWDDPRVPVDKRYKLRTGNQIWQKYPEWRKFEFAEEPTALLENGLVDNGFSAANTTVFTDFGPIKGFENGVSSLDPSEWDNPLAFLNKLYPGTKTANDPGYTYDVTEETTTAFAQVNFNSEEGIAGIPFKGNFGAQFVRTDRTVIRAVVPDVLDKYNSIGYDDWQKIAFVAETETIEHSFNDVLPSLNLNFFPHDDVVVRVGASKTTSRNDLNNVGSSLVLWYQQCDKLDENGNPIQIPVGGGQTRNESVSCVGGGNDDGNPYIKPWYANVYNTSTEWYFDDNAMLAAGLFLIEVETSTEQTQEMRSFTDGDGIDRGRTANIYTTRNVGASDLYGFEMGYKQPFSFLPGEILSSTGVEFNYTYSRSKSNNIDIEGNALPLPSNSEHQSNLILWYDRDGLNLRLAYNWRSEEYLGRVGLNTNAAELNLGNWLEATGYLDFSANYWVNDHLEFSFNGANLTGQNRRSYAQMTDQFQSLWVQERRYTLGMTVKL, via the coding sequence ATGATCAAAACCAGAGGTATCACTACCCGCAAAAAGGCGTTGGTGTTGGCCATAGGCTGCGCGCTTGCTGGCGTCCAGGCTTATGCCCAAGATCAAACCACCAACCCCGAAACAGACGAGGCAATCGAAGAGGTACTGGTAAAAGGTGTACGCGCCTCCCAGGCTAAAGCGATTGATATCAAACGTGAATCTACCACCGTAGTGGATTCAATCGTGGCCGAAGATATCGGCAAACTGCCAGACACCACCATCACCGACTCGCTGCAGCGGGTTACCGGTGTGCAAATTACACGTGAGGCCAATGAAGGTACCAGTTTGAACGTGCGTGGTATGCCGCAGGTGCTGACGACGTTAAACGGCGAACAATTTCTTAGCCCATGGACAATTACCGGAGTGGGAGCCAATTATTCGGATGTTCCAGCGGGATTGATCTCCGGGGCAGATGTGTATAAATCTCAATCCGCGAATTTATTGGCTGGTGGTATTTCTGGTCTTGTGGATTTAAAAACCTTGAGCCCTTTGACGTTGAAGGAATGGATGGTGCGTGCGCGCATTGAAGGTTCAATCGGCGATATGTCTGATAAAGAAACTAATAAGGATGGCTCTACCAGTACGCGCAATCCTGATCACAATGTCAGTATTTTCGTTGGCAATAATTTTGATGATGTGTTTGCGTTTACTCTTTCCGGATTTAATTCAACGACCTATAACGCCAATTATTCCATGTGGGAAAATGCGCGTTTGGCGTTCCTTGATCGTCGCGGTGGAACTCCGCGCGACCCGCTGGATTTTGATGGTGACGGCGATACTGTTGGTGATTGGTATTTAACCCCGGAATCTTTCAGTGCAAAAAGCAATTATATGGATCGCGAACGTGAAGGCGGTGCATTTACGTTTGAATCCAATGTCGCAGAAGGTTTTACCCTGCGCGGCGATGTGTTCTATACCAGCATGGCGCAATATGATCGCGGCGTCAGTGTAGGATTTAATGCATCTACCAATCCTAATTATTACGAAGTTAATGGCGTTCGCGCTCCTCGCCCTGGAACCAATGACACCATCATTGGCTATGACGAGCAGTTGTACAATGTATTGCTGCCAGAAAGTGAGTTTGGCGATAGCGTCGATTTTAGCTATGTCGATAAAAATGGTGTGACGCAAAATAGAAGTTTACATGCATTGAAAGTTGCACGCGTTGATGCGGCAGATTTCCAAACAAGTTCTACCAACGAAAGTAATCGTACTGGCGCACTTAACACCAACTTGCAATTGAAATACACCAATGGTGATAACTTTGATGCAAGTGTGCGTTACATTTATGCGGAAGCAGAAAAACATTATCGAAAAGCAACTTTCCAGCAGGGAACTCCTGCGTGGTTGTGGGTCGATGAAGATGGTACTCCGGGGAAAGATCCGCTCAATATTTATAACATCACTGTTGATTACTCGCGCGATATTCCTTCCTTTGCATTTGACGATGATCTTTCCAACGCAAATTTGCTGAAGCAATACCAGGGCTTTGCGGACGGCAGTGACACTAATGCAACGTTAAACGTTGCACGCGTCGATGCCAAATATTCTTTCAATGACAATTTCTGGGAATCAGTTGAGGGCGGGTTGCGCTGGGGTGAACGTCAGGCCGATTACACAAAGTTTTATTACGTCACACCGACTGCGCGCTACTCCAACTGGGATGATCCTCGTGTTCCGGTAGACAAGCGTTACAAGTTGCGAACGGGCAATCAGATTTGGCAAAAATATCCAGAGTGGCGCAAGTTTGAATTTGCTGAAGAGCCAACCGCATTGTTGGAAAACGGTTTGGTCGATAATGGTTTCTCAGCTGCTAACACTACGGTATTTACCGATTTCGGTCCCATTAAAGGTTTTGAAAATGGTGTTTCTTCTCTGGATCCTTCCGAGTGGGACAATCCGCTGGCATTCCTTAATAAATTGTACCCGGGCACTAAAACAGCCAATGACCCTGGCTACACCTATGATGTAACTGAAGAAACCACAACAGCATTTGCACAAGTCAATTTCAACAGCGAGGAAGGCATTGCAGGAATTCCTTTTAAAGGAAATTTTGGTGCCCAGTTTGTTCGGACTGATCGCACAGTTATTCGCGCTGTAGTACCCGATGTTTTGGATAAATACAATTCCATCGGTTATGACGACTGGCAAAAAATTGCTTTTGTTGCTGAAACAGAAACTATCGAACACTCCTTTAATGATGTGTTGCCCTCACTCAACTTGAACTTCTTCCCACATGATGATGTGGTGGTTCGTGTTGGTGCCTCAAAAACCACTTCACGTAATGATTTGAATAATGTGGGCTCGAGTTTGGTGCTCTGGTATCAGCAGTGCGACAAGTTGGATGAAAATGGCAATCCCATTCAGATTCCTGTTGGCGGCGGTCAAACTCGCAATGAATCAGTGAGTTGTGTGGGTGGCGGTAATGACGATGGCAATCCTTATATCAAGCCCTGGTATGCCAACGTCTATAACACTTCTACTGAGTGGTATTTTGATGACAATGCCATGCTTGCAGCAGGTTTGTTTTTGATTGAAGTAGAAACTTCTACTGAACAAACCCAGGAGATGCGTTCATTTACCGATGGCGATGGTATTGATCGCGGTCGCACAGCCAACATCTACACCACCAGAAACGTGGGTGCTTCTGATCTGTACGGATTTGAAATGGGTTATAAGCAGCCATTTTCTTTCCTGCCCGGTGAAATCCTGAGCTCTACCGGTGTGGAGTTCAACTACACCTATTCACGTAGTAAATCCAACAACATTGATATTGAAGGCAATGCATTGCCATTACCTTCCAATTCAGAACATCAATCCAACTTGATCCTTTGGTATGACCGCGATGGCTTGAACTTGCGCTTGGCGTACAACTGGCGCAGTGAGGAATATTTGGGGCGCGTTGGTTTGAATACCAATGCTGCAGAACTCAATCTGGGTAACTGGTTGGAAGCAACTGGCTATCTGGACTTTTCCGCTAACTATTGGGTTAACGACCACCTTGAATTCAGTTTTAACGGGGCCAACCTGACAGGCCAGAACCGTCGAAGCTACGCACAGATGACGGATCAATTCCAGTCGCTGTGGGTACAGGAGCGTCGTTATACCTTGGGTATGACTGTAAAACTTTAA
- a CDS encoding AraC family transcriptional regulator → MYEVIFNTHDVVLLMTAYQCILFALLLLTIKREHYSRNVFLAFFLLQQAAIPLDILISFGAEFRHIAIDWSPNLFYVFGFGYWLEGPLLLWYTRSLIYKEYRLKLTDLMYLLPFILYVGYQLLFYYSLDVSDKKTIQEQYDLALAPEVMNYVTLFREAFRVALGVICLIEIKRYTQHIRTNFSDIDKIDLTWLRILVIGFLVIRFWAVLVAAMIILSISFGITTDFETMGLLGNYTTFLLVSVLIFFGLGHSSVFEGLEQKPASEPEPVKDEQEPELQKDKIKPEMIEQIRKYMEKEKPYLTPALTLEKLAGQLKMQPRLLSNIINRHFDCNFFEFINSYRVEEAKRMLADSAHADKTMLDIMLDVGFNSKATFNTLFKKKAGMTPSEYRKTVQPVAS, encoded by the coding sequence ATGTATGAGGTCATTTTTAATACTCACGATGTAGTGCTGTTAATGACAGCCTATCAGTGTATTTTATTTGCGCTCCTACTTCTGACTATCAAACGCGAACACTATAGTCGCAATGTGTTTCTCGCATTTTTCCTATTACAGCAGGCAGCCATTCCGCTCGACATCCTGATCAGTTTTGGCGCGGAGTTTCGTCATATTGCCATTGATTGGTCTCCCAATTTATTTTACGTATTCGGTTTTGGCTATTGGTTGGAAGGACCGCTATTGCTGTGGTACACACGCTCGCTGATTTATAAAGAGTATCGTTTGAAATTAACCGATCTCATGTATTTGCTGCCGTTTATCCTCTATGTCGGTTATCAACTGTTGTTTTATTACAGTCTCGATGTAAGCGATAAAAAAACAATCCAGGAACAATATGATCTCGCACTCGCGCCTGAGGTAATGAATTACGTCACTCTGTTCCGCGAGGCTTTTCGCGTGGCGCTGGGAGTTATCTGCCTGATTGAAATTAAACGGTATACCCAACATATTCGCACCAATTTTTCTGACATCGACAAAATCGATTTAACCTGGCTGCGGATTCTGGTGATCGGTTTTCTGGTAATTCGTTTCTGGGCAGTATTGGTGGCGGCCATGATTATCCTGTCCATCAGCTTTGGTATCACGACTGATTTTGAAACCATGGGCCTACTGGGCAACTACACCACCTTCCTACTGGTTAGCGTGCTGATATTTTTTGGCCTGGGCCATTCCAGCGTGTTCGAAGGCTTGGAGCAAAAACCCGCCAGCGAGCCGGAGCCAGTAAAAGATGAGCAAGAACCGGAGCTGCAAAAAGATAAAATCAAACCGGAAATGATCGAGCAAATCCGCAAATATATGGAGAAGGAAAAGCCCTACCTGACACCGGCGTTGACCCTGGAGAAACTGGCCGGGCAACTCAAAATGCAACCGCGTTTGCTATCCAATATTATCAACCGCCATTTCGATTGTAATTTCTTTGAGTTTATTAATTCCTATCGCGTGGAAGAAGCCAAACGGATGCTGGCCGACAGTGCCCATGCCGACAAAACCATGCTCGATATAATGCTGGATGTAGGCTTTAACAGCAAAGCGACCTTTAATACGCTGTTCAAGAAAAAAGCCGGCATGACACCGAGCGAATACCGCAAAACGGTTCAACCCGTGGCTTCATAG
- a CDS encoding glycosyl hydrolase family 18 protein — MTFSKNIARKLFRASTACLFITSSLLACAQTTKVVGYIPSYKNMPAVIDRTDLTKLTHLNLSFLNPNASGLVLSGGNPVCMEGASANDLHYVVNKAHQAGVKVLVSIAGGVLPACSGNWQTLLQPANRATVVNNLLQFVNTFNLDGLDVDIEGVVLTNIDNAGNYTPFIQALRNGLPAGKLLTSATASYVGGMVPASSLQYFDFVNIMSYDAIGPGWGQAGAEHSPYSMAVSDINIWKARGLTKQKLVLGVPFYGYGFNGYAAAYDYNSIVNQFGASAAQTDVIGTRCAGCSYITYNGIPTIRSKTQLALQEGAGVMIWELSQDVAGANSLLAAIHSQIGGGNSSSSSTASGCPAWVSGKQYYAGNKVSYQGGYYIAEYDNPGYIPTVSTYFWEPISASACGGTSSSSSSTAVFTKLIQAEAYTSMSGVQLETTTDTGGGQNVGWIDANDWMAHANVNFPSSGTYRVEYRVASPSGASLSLDLNAGSIQLGQVTIPATGGWQNWTTVSHTVTINAGTYSVGIFAAQGGWNINWLRFTKL; from the coding sequence ATGACTTTTTCCAAAAATATTGCGCGCAAATTATTTCGTGCAAGCACCGCGTGCTTATTCATTACCAGTTCGCTGCTCGCCTGTGCGCAGACCACCAAAGTGGTTGGCTATATTCCATCCTACAAAAATATGCCGGCGGTTATTGATCGCACAGATTTAACCAAACTGACCCATTTGAATTTATCGTTTCTGAATCCCAATGCCAGTGGCCTGGTGTTAAGTGGCGGCAACCCTGTGTGTATGGAGGGCGCTAGCGCTAACGATCTGCATTATGTCGTCAATAAAGCACATCAGGCCGGCGTCAAAGTGTTGGTGTCCATTGCTGGTGGTGTTTTGCCGGCGTGTTCGGGCAATTGGCAAACCTTATTGCAACCGGCCAATCGCGCCACAGTGGTGAATAATTTATTGCAGTTTGTTAACACATTTAATTTAGATGGGTTGGATGTGGATATTGAAGGCGTGGTGTTAACCAACATTGATAACGCTGGCAATTACACTCCGTTTATTCAGGCGCTACGTAATGGCTTGCCAGCAGGAAAATTATTGACCTCGGCAACGGCGTCTTATGTTGGCGGTATGGTTCCCGCCTCATCACTGCAATATTTTGATTTTGTAAACATCATGTCCTATGACGCGATTGGTCCGGGCTGGGGGCAGGCTGGTGCAGAGCATTCACCTTATTCCATGGCAGTATCGGATATTAATATTTGGAAAGCGCGCGGACTGACCAAACAAAAATTGGTCTTGGGTGTGCCATTTTACGGTTATGGATTTAATGGTTATGCCGCTGCTTATGATTACAATTCAATCGTCAATCAATTCGGCGCAAGCGCTGCGCAAACAGATGTGATTGGTACACGCTGCGCCGGTTGCAGTTACATTACGTACAACGGTATTCCCACTATTCGTAGTAAAACCCAACTCGCGTTGCAAGAAGGGGCGGGAGTGATGATCTGGGAGTTGTCGCAAGATGTGGCGGGAGCTAATAGTTTGCTCGCGGCCATTCACAGCCAAATAGGCGGAGGCAACTCCAGCAGCTCATCAACTGCGAGTGGCTGCCCGGCCTGGGTAAGCGGCAAACAATATTATGCGGGCAATAAAGTCAGTTATCAGGGCGGTTATTACATCGCTGAATACGACAACCCCGGCTACATTCCTACGGTGAGCACGTATTTCTGGGAGCCCATTAGTGCGAGCGCTTGCGGTGGTACTTCCTCCTCCAGTTCTTCAACTGCTGTATTTACCAAATTAATTCAAGCTGAAGCCTACACCTCTATGAGCGGCGTGCAACTTGAAACTACTACCGATACTGGCGGTGGGCAAAATGTAGGTTGGATTGATGCGAATGACTGGATGGCCCACGCCAACGTTAATTTCCCCAGCAGTGGCACCTACCGCGTGGAATATCGTGTAGCTAGCCCGAGTGGAGCGAGCCTGTCGCTGGATTTAAATGCCGGTTCTATCCAGTTGGGGCAAGTCACTATTCCGGCAACTGGCGGTTGGCAAAATTGGACCACTGTTTCCCATACGGTCACTATCAATGCCGGCACCTATAGTGTGGGGATTTTTGCCGCGCAGGGTGGCTGGAATATCAATTGGTTGCGATTCACTAAATTGTAA
- a CDS encoding GNAT family N-acetyltransferase, with the protein MYIEFATTPNEVNACYPIIAQLRPHLDREQFLALVARMQTNHGYQLVYLRDKDAIKAVAGIRTAEWLYAGKYLEIDDLITNADDRSQGYGGKLFDWICNYARELKCDQVRLVSGVQREAAHRFYLAKGMKFEAKYFSLNI; encoded by the coding sequence ATGTACATCGAGTTTGCTACCACACCCAATGAGGTTAATGCCTGCTATCCAATCATAGCTCAGCTGCGCCCACACCTTGACCGGGAGCAATTTCTCGCATTGGTTGCACGCATGCAAACCAATCACGGATATCAGTTAGTTTATCTGCGCGATAAGGATGCCATTAAAGCCGTTGCCGGTATTCGCACTGCAGAATGGTTATACGCGGGAAAATATTTGGAAATTGATGACCTGATTACCAATGCGGACGATCGCTCACAGGGTTACGGCGGCAAATTATTTGATTGGATCTGCAATTACGCGCGCGAATTAAAGTGCGATCAAGTGCGTTTGGTATCCGGTGTACAACGCGAAGCCGCGCACCGGTTTTACCTTGCAAAAGGGATGAAGTTTGAAGCCAAGTATTTTTCGTTGAATATTTAA
- a CDS encoding glutathione peroxidase, with product MKLNRLLGLVMTMVTTSAFACPEYLQGEYRKLHSKDSVNICELMENKTVLVVNTASHCGFTSQFKELEALHKKYKDKGLVVVGFASDDFKQEDDDEEKAAEICYLNYGVTFTMLAPTHVTGEQANPVFKALAKQAKEPKWNFNKYLVGKDGKLVEYFGSMTKPDSPKLAAAIEAQL from the coding sequence GTGAAACTGAACCGCTTATTAGGCTTGGTGATGACTATGGTGACCACATCGGCATTTGCTTGCCCCGAATACTTGCAAGGGGAATACCGCAAATTGCACTCTAAAGATTCGGTCAATATTTGCGAGTTGATGGAAAACAAAACGGTGTTGGTGGTTAATACGGCAAGTCACTGCGGGTTTACCTCCCAATTCAAAGAACTCGAAGCCCTGCATAAAAAGTACAAGGATAAGGGGTTGGTGGTGGTCGGTTTTGCCAGCGATGACTTTAAGCAGGAGGATGATGACGAGGAAAAGGCAGCGGAGATCTGCTATCTGAATTACGGCGTAACCTTCACCATGTTGGCACCAACCCATGTGACCGGTGAGCAAGCCAACCCGGTGTTCAAAGCCTTGGCCAAACAAGCGAAAGAACCCAAGTGGAACTTCAATAAATATCTGGTCGGTAAGGATGGCAAGCTGGTCGAGTATTTCGGCAGTATGACCAAACCGGATTCGCCCAAGTTGGCCGCCGCGATAGAAGCCCAGCTCTAA